CCGGGTAGCGTTCGCTGCTCTCGAAACCGAAGATCACCAGTTGCAGGTCCACACCAATTTGCGGCGCGGCCAGGCCCACGCCGCCTACGTGCTCCATGGTCTGGAACATGTCATCAATCAATTGCCACAGTTCGGGGCTGTCGAACATCTCTGGTGGCACCGGCGGGGCAACACGCAGCAGGCGCTCATCGCCCATTTTCAGGATTTCACGGATCATCGATCAGACTTCATCGGTAGTGGGCTTGAGTGAGTGGTCCCGGCCAAGGCCTGAGACATGTTGTTTGTCGTCGTGCTCCTCAAAGTCCTTTTCACCAGGATCCTTGCCTTCGGCCGACATATGTTCGATCACCGCATTCATCTCCGCCCCCAGCAACAGCACAGCAGCCGAAATGTAGAAGTACAGCAGCAACACGATGATCGCGCCGATACTGCCATACATGGCGTTGTAGTCGGCAAAGGTTTTGACGTAGTAGCCAAAACCCAGGGAAGCGATGATCCAGACCACCACGGCCAGCACCGAACCCGGGGTAATAAAGCGAAATTTCTGCTTCACGTCGGGCATCACGTAGTACATCAAGGCCACGGAGAACATCAACAGGATGACAATCAAGGGCCAACGCAGGATGGTCCACAGCGTGACCACGAACTCCTGCATGCCGATCTGCCCCGCCAGCCACTCCATCACTTGCGGCCCGAGCACCATCAACGCGGCGGCGGCCAACAGCATGCCGGCGATGCCGACGGTGTAGAAGATCGACAATGGGAAACGCTTCCAGATTGGCCGGCCTTCTACCACGTCGTAGGCGGCGTTCATCGCGCTCATCATCAGGCGCACGCCCGCCGAGGCGGTGTACAGCGCGATCACGATACCCACCGACAGCAGGCCACCCTTGGATTGCTGCAACTGGTCGATCACCGGGTTGACCTGCTCCAGGGCCTGGGGCGGCAGCACCAGTTCCGACTGCATGCGCAGCCAGGTGAAGAAGTCCGGCAGGTGCAGGAAACCGATCAGGGCAATCAGGAACAGCAGGAAGGGAAACAGCGAGAACAGCATCTGGTAGGCCAGAGCCGAGGCGTACGTAGGCATCTCGTCATCGACGAACTCTTTGACGGTGCGTACCAGCACTTTGTGCAGGGGCAAGCCTTGTAATACCGGAAAAATCATAGCGTCTCCTTTCGCCGCAAAAGGTTGGGTTCGTGGGCGACTCAGGGGCCGTTTTCTACATCAAGGTAGCCCATTTGGCGACCTTGAAACAATTTCCAAAGTTTAATCACTGTCAGTGACACAAAAACGGCCATCCGTGGATGGCCGTCGGGCTGCTCGATTGCAGTCAGCCGGGGAAGGCCTATTTGGTCGCTTTCTTTACCGCGTCCTTGGTGTCGCCGACTGCTTTTTGCACGTCGCCTTTCTTTTCCTGAACCACGCCTTCAGCCCGCAGCTTGTCGTTGCCGGTGGCTTTGCCAACGCCTTGCTTGATGTTGCCGACGGCCTCGTTCGCTAAACCTTTTGCCTTATCCGATGTGCTGCTCATGGTATTTCTCCTGGGAACAATCAAGGATTTTGGTCACTACGTAGGGGTTGACCCTTGGCCTTTCCCGAGAGTTTCAATTATTTTTTGCCCGGCATTTCATCGCTCATTTACTCACCCGCAGCAGGTTGGGCTTTATGTTTTGCGGCCAACCCACGAGAATGCCGGGCACATCCGGGCGCAAGCGCTGGATAACAGATCCCGTAGGAAGGTTATGAAACTCAATAAAGCACAGGCCATCGCCCGCAGAAACCTGGAACTGGGCGGTGCCGTTCTCGGCGTCAACAACTGCCATTTCACCGACCTGGACCGCAAACGCAATATCTGGTGGTTCGACCTGCCAGTGGGCCGGATTGCCGTGGGCCAGTACGAGTGGATTCACTTGTTGATGCACAACGCGGACAGCGATCAGTTGCTGCACTTGAAAGTGCCAACCGTGTTTTTGCGCGAGAAGCTCGAAGGCCTGGTGGTGCGCAATGCCGGCAAGCGCAAGCCTGAGATCACGCTGGAGCTGAGTGCCGACAAGGATTCGTTCCTGAAAGATGTACGCCCAACCGGCGCTGGCGTGAGTTTCGCGCAGTTCGCACTGTAGGAATACGGTTTAAACCTGTGGGAGCTGGCTTGCCTGCGATAGCGGTGGGTCAGCTCACACTGCTGTGACTGGCCCACCGCTATCGCAGGCAAGCCAGCTCCCACATTTGGATTGCATTCCAAGTTGCGGAATCAGCGTTCAACAAAAAAGCCCCGCATCTGCGGGGCTTTTTGTTGTGGGGGCCGGTTACTTCTTCAAGCCGGCTTTCTTCAGCTCTTCGTCACGCAACTCACGGCGCAAAATCTTGCCCACGTTGGTAGTCGGCAGTGCATCGCGAAATTCCACAGCCTTGGGCACTTTGTAGCCGGTGACGTTCGCGCGCATGTGTTCCATCACCTGGTCTTTGGTCAGGGTGGCACCCGGCTTGACCACGATGAAGATCTTGATGTGTTCCCCGGACTTCTCGTCCGGCACACCAATGGCCGCGCATTGCAGCACGCCCGGCAGGGTCGCCAGCACGTCCTCAAGCTCGTTGGGGTAGACGTTGAAGCCGGAGACCAGAATCATGTCCTTCTTGCGGTCGACAATGCGCATGTAGCCATCGGGCTGGATGATCGCGATGTCACCGGTCTTCAGCCAACCTTCGCTGTCGAGGATCTCGGCAGTGGCGTCTTCACGCTGCCAGTAACCCTTCATCACTTGCGGGCCCTTGACACACAGCTCGCCCACTTCGCCCAGCGCCAGCTCGACGCCGTCATCGGTGATGACCTTGCACAAGGTCGACGGCACCGGAATGCCGATAGTGCCGATCTGGATGTGCTGGATCGGGTTCACGGTGGCCACCGGGCTGGTTTCGGTCATGCCGTAACCTTCGCAGATGGAGCAGCCGGTGACCGCTTTCCAACGCTCGGCCGCTGCCAGTTGCAGGGCCATGCCGCCGGACAGGGTGACTTTCAGCGCCGAGAAATCCAGTTTGCGGAAGGCCTCGTTGTTGCACAGCGCAACAAACAGGGTGTTCAGGCCGACAAAGCCGCTGAACTTCCACTTCGACAGTTCCTTGACCATCGCCGACAGGTCTCGCGGGTTGCTGATCAGGATGTTGTGGTTGCCGATCAACATCATCGCCATGCAATGAAAGGTGAAGGCATAGATGTGGTACAGCGGCAGCGGGGTGATGAGGATCTCGCAGCCTTCATTGAGGTTGGAACCCATCAGCGCCTTGCATTGCAGCATGTTGGCCACGAGGTTGCGGTGGGTCAGCATCGCGCCCTTGGCAACGCCCGTGGTGCCGCCGGTGTATTGCAGCACCGCGACTTCGTCGCTGGCAGGGCTGACTTCGTTGACCGGCTGGCCGTGACCCTTGGCCAATACGTGGTTGAACTTGATCGCCTTGGGCAGGTGGTAGGCCGGGACCATCTTCTTCACGTACTTGATGACGCTGTTGATCAGCAGGCGCTTGAGCGGCGGCAACAGGTCGGCGACTTCGGTGACGATGACGTGCTTGACGGCGGTCTTGGGCACGACTTTTTCAGCCAGGTGCGCCATGTTGGCCAGGCAGACGAGGGCCTTGGCACCGGAGTCGTTGAATTGGTGTTCCATTTCCCGCGCGGTGTACAGCGGGTTGGTGTTGACCACGATCAGGCCAGCACGGATAGCACCGAACACGGCGACCGGGTATTGCAGGACGTTGGGCAGTTGCACGGCGATTCGATCACCGGGCTGCAAGTCGGTATGCTGTTGCAGGTACGCGGCAAACGCGCCAGACAGCTCGTACAGTTCACCGTAGGTGAGTGTCTTGCCCAGGTTGCTGAAAGCCGGTTTGTTGGCGAAGCGCTGGCAGGACTGTTTCAGTACCGCCTGAATATTCGGATACTCGTCTGGATTGATTTCTGAAGCAATCCCGGCGGGGTACTTATCCTTCCAAAAGTCTTCGATCATGGAAGCCCACTCCTCAGCGACGCGAATTCATTCATCGCATTTGATGCGATTATTATTTATTTGTTTTTTAGGTGAGTCTGGCGGTTAAAAGCAGGCCAAGAGGTCACAAAGCGCGCCGAGAGTAGCAGCTTTGCCAAGGGCCGCCTAGAGCCAAAAGAGGCCCCTACGGTCATAAACATGACTCAAGAATATCTAATAGTCATTTTTAGAGCAAAGATTCTATAAGCCTGGAAAAGGCTCTGGAACGGGCTTTAGCACGATTAAGCCGAATGAATAAAAACCAAATGTGTGTGCGGGCTTGCTGTGGTGAGCGGGCTTGCCCCGCGCTGGGCTGCGAAGCAGCCCCATCAATCGGTAGTGAACCCGACGGGGGGCAAGCCCCCTCACCACAGCAAGCCTGCTCCCACATTTTTGACCTTATTTCGAATCAGGCGATGTCGCGCAATTCCCTGCGCAAGATCTTGCCCACCGGCGTCATCGGCAACGACTCACGCAGCACAATGTGCTTGGGCACCTTGTAGCCGGTGAAGTTGGCTTTGCAGTAGGTCTTCAGCTCTTCAAGACTTACCCCTTGCGCACGGGCCACCACAAACAGTTTCACCGCCTCGCCGGTACGCTCGTCCGGCACGCCGATCACCGCGCAACTGGCCACCGCCGGATGCGCCATCACCACGTCTTCGATTTCGTTGGGGTACACGTTGAAGCCCGAAACGATGATCAGGTCCTTCTTGCGGTCTACGATGCGTACGAAGCCGTCCGGGTCGATCACCGCGATATCGCCGGTCTTCAGCCAGCCTTCGGCGTCCAGGGTCTCGGCGGTCGCCACCGGCTGCTGCCAGTACCCCTTCATCACTTGCGGGCCCTTGATACACAGCTCGCCCCGCTCGCCCAGTGGCAACTCAATGCCATTGTCATCAACAACCTTCATCGCCGTGCCCGGCACCGGAATGCCCACGGTGCCCAGCTTCGATTTGCCGCCATACGGGTTGGTGCTGGCCACCGGCGAGGTTTCGGTCAGGCCGTAGCCTTCGCCAATCGCACAGCCGGTCAGTTGCTGCCAGCGCTCGGCCGTGGCCTTGACCAATGCAGTGCCGCCGGAGTTGGTGAGTTTGAGGTGGGAGAAATCCAGGCTCTTGAAGTCCGGGTGGTCCATCAAGGCCACAAACAGCGTGTTGAGCCCCAGCAACCCGGTGAAGCGCCACTTCTTCAGTTCCTTGATAAAGCCGCCAATGTCCCGGGGATTGGTGATCAGCACGTTATGGTTGCCCGACACCATCATGCACATGCAATTCGCGGTGAAGGCATAGATGTGGTACAGCGGCAGTGGCGCGACCATCACCTCCTGCCCTTCCTTGATCAGCGGGTGGCCATCGTCGCCCAGTTGCGACATGCATGCGCGCACCTGCTGCATGTTCGCTACCAGGTTGCCGTGGGTGAGCATCGCGCCCTTGGCCAGGCCGGTGGTGCCGCCGGTGTATTGCAGCACGGCGATGTCATCGAGGCTTACCGGGTGGCGGTTGAGTGCCTGGCCGGCGCCCATGCGCAGAGCGCGCTTGAAGGAGATGGCCCGCGGCAGGTGGTAGGCCGGGACCATCTTCTTGACTTTGTCGACCACGGTGTTGATCAGCCAGCCCTTGGCGGCAGGCATGAAGTCGCCCATCTTCGCCTCGATCAGGTACTCAATCTCGGTGTCTTTACTGACTTCCTCGACCCGCGAACCAAACAGGTTCAGGTACACCAGCGCGCGAATGCCGGCGTCCTTGAACTGGTGGCGCATTTCACGCGGGGTGTACAGCGGGTTGGTGTTGACCACAATGAGCCCGGCGCGCAGTGCGCCGAACACGGCAATCGGATAATGCAGGACGTTGGGCATCTGCACCGCAATGCGGTCGCCCGGCTTGAGGTCGGTGTGCCACTGCAGGTAACCGGCAAACGCTGCGCTGCGCCGGTCCAGCTCGGCGTAGGTCAGGGTGATCCCCATGTTGCTGAACGCCGGACGGTCGGCAAAGGTCTTGCAGGAACGCTCGAAGACTTCAATCACCGACTTGTAGGCCATCAGGTCGATTTCGTTGGGAACCCCGGCCGCGCGTTTGTCATTCCAGAAATCAGGTTGCATTATTCTTGTCCTCTTACCTGAGTGGTCCGGCCGCTTTTGATACTGCGATGAAAGCGGAGCTTTGGGGACGTTAGCAGTTATGGTCAATCAGGCAAATACAACAAGATGCGTCATTGATTGTGTGAATCTCCTCGCTGAGGCCAGCGCTGATCCAACGGCCGCAGCCGATTGAGCTATACACTGCAACGACCCTGAGCAAAGGAAGCGCCATGAACCACACCACTTTCTGGCTGACCGCGAATGACCGCAGTCGGGTGTATGTCAACCAATGGCTGCCGGATGGGCCGCCCAGGGCGTTGATCATGCTGGCCCACGGCATGGCCGAGCACAGTGGCCGCTATGCGCGCCTGGCCCAGGCCTTGTGCAACGCCGGTTACGGCCTGTATGCCCCCGACCAGCGCGGCCACGGGCGTACCGCCGACGAGGGCACGCTGGGGTTGTTCGCCGAGAAAGACGGCTGGAACAAAGTGGTGGGCGACCTGGCAAGCCTCAACCAGCACATCGGCCAGCAGGCGCCGGGCGTGCCGATTATCCTGCTGGGCCACAGCATGGGCAGCTATATCGCCCAGGCGTACCTGCTGCATCACAGCGCGAGCCTCAACGGGGCAATTCTCAGTGGTTCGAATTTCCAGCCGGTGGCGTTGTACGGCGCGGCCAAGGTGATTGCTCATCTAGAGCGCTTGCGCCAGGGTTTGCGTGGGCGCAGTGCGCTGATTGATTTCCTGTCGTTTGGATCCTTCAACAAGGCTTTTAAACCCAATCGCACCGCTTTCGACTGGCTCAGTCGCGACCCGGCCGAGGTCGACAAGTACGTCAGCGACCCGCTGTGCGGCTTTCGCTGTACCAACCAGCTGTGGATTGACCTGCTGGGTGGCTTGCAGCAAATCAGCAAAGCGTCCAATCTCGCGCAGATCGATCCGGGCCTGCCGATCCTGATAATGGGCGGAGAATGTGATCCGGTCAGTGAGGGCAAGCGTCTCAAAAGCCTGGCCAACGCGTTGCGTGAAGCCGGCTGCCAGAACCTGGAGCTGAACATTTACCCCCAGGCGCGCCACGAATTATTCAACGAAACCAACCGTGATGCGGTCACAGCCGATGTGCTGGCGTGGCTCGCTCAGGCTGAAGTACTGCGCCGCCCTACTCGCTGCGAATGATTTTTCGTTTAAAATCAATATATTAAGATTATCGATTAGCCACAGGATGCACCATCTGATGACCCAGGTTACCAACACGCCTTACGAAGCCCTCGAAGTCGGCCAGACCGCCAGCTTCAGCAAGACCGTTGAAGAGCGCGATATCCAGCTGTTCGCGGCGATGTCCGGCGACCACAACCCGGTGCACCTGGACGCCGAATTCGCCAAGGCGACCATGTTCAAGGAGCGCATTGCCCACGGCATGTTCAGCGGCGCCCTGATCAGCGCGGCAGTCGCGTGCGAGCTGCCTGGGCCCGGCACGATCTACATCGGCCAGCAAATGACCTTTCAGAAGCCGGTAAAAATCGGCGACACCCTGACCGTGCGTCTGGAAATCCTGGAGAAGCTGCCCAAGTTTCGGGTGCGCATCGCCACCCGTGTGTTCAACCAGCGCGATGAGTTGGTGGTGGACGGTGAAGCCGAGATCCTCGCGCCGCGCAAGCAGCAGACCGTAACCCTGACCGAGTTGCCGGCCATCAGCATCGGCTGAACCAACGCGCATGAAAAAGCCCCGCATCGGCGGGGCTTTTTTATTCAGGCGGGGCTCAAGACTGAGCGCGGGCCTGGTTACGCAGGGCTTTCACCTGGTCGTGGTTACGTTGCGCGCCGTGGAACTGGCGCTCTACCAGGTCACGAATGCCCAGGAGGTTGTGCTTGTTGATCTTCTCGATCGCTTCTTTATAAGCCTTCAGTGCGTGGTCTTCACCGCGCTCGGCTTCGTTCAGCACCGCTTCTTCGTCCTTGCCGGTGACCATCGATTTCACGTCAACCCAACCACGGTGCAGGGCGCCGGCGACGCTGCCGGATTTTTCCGGATCGCCACCCAGGGCTTTCACGGCGGTCTGCAGTTCAGCAGCGGCGGTGGCGCAATCAACGGAGCGTTTGGCAAACAGGGCTTTGAGTTCTGGATGCTTGATGTCTTCTGCGCAGGTCTTGAAGCCTTCCTGGCCGTCTTTGCTGGTTTCGATCAGGTCATTGAGTACGGAGATCGATTCTTTGTTGATGTCAGTCATTTTTCAATTCCTTCGCGGGTTAAGAAACGTGCATTAGTAATTGCAGCGCCCGTGCCAGCTTTTGAAAAATCAGTTAATCCTTATATTTCAACAAGTTAAATATCAGGCAAAAAACTGTATCCGCTTTATTTGCATGATCTGTCATTTGGCCTCCATGCAGAATGCCTGTATTTTCCAAGGCATCACTCAAACACCTGAAGCGCCGATGAATCCTGAAAAACTTGAATTGCTGATCACCCGCGAGATGCCCTTCGGCAAGTACAAGGGCCGGATCATTGCCGACCTGCCTGGCCCCTACCTGAACTGGTTCGCCCGTGAAGGTTTCCCCCACGGCGAATTGGGTGGGTTACTGGCCCTGATGCAGGAAATCGACCACAACGGTTTGTCCGAACTGCTGGAACCCCTACGCGCCAAACACGGCAAGCCCGCCCCTCGTCATTAATAGAGCACGCACATGGACAGTACCCGCGACGAACAACACTGGCATGAAATCGCCCAGCGCTATGACCTGGAACCCGGCCCGATCAACCTCGAAAACGGTTACTTCGGGCGTATGAGCCGCGCGGTACTGGAGCAATATCAGGACAACATAGCCTTCATCAATCGCAGCAACTCGATCTACGTGCGCCAGCGTTTCGAGCAGGGCGAAAACCTCGAGATTCGTAACCAGTTGGCACAATTGCTGGACGCTGATCCCGAAGCTGTCGCCCTTACCCGCTGCGCCTCGGATGCGTTGCAATCGTTGATCCGCAACTACAACCGCTTGCAGCCGGGCGACCAGGTGCTGATCAGCGACCTGGAGTACGACACCGTCAAGGGTGCCATGCGTTGGCTGGCGCAGAATCGTGGGGTGGAGGTGATAGAAATTGCCCACGAACACCCGGCCAGTTTCGACAGCCTTGTGCAGACGTATCGCGATGCGTTCGTGCGTTACCCGCGTCTGAAACTGCTGGCGTTGACCTACGTGACCCACCGCACCGGGTTGGTGATGCCGGTGGAGGCGATTGCCGGCGCTGCCAGGGAACACGGGATTGACGTGATCCTCGATGGCGCGCATGCGCTGGGGCAGATCGACTTCAACCTGGCGCAGATGGGCATCGCGTTTGCCGGCTTCAACCTGCACAAGTGGATTGGGGCGCCGTTGACCCTGGGCTTTATCTATATCGACCCGCAGCGCCTGGCGGACATTGATCCGGACATGGGTGAGTTTCACTACCCGGTTACCGATGTGCGCGCTCGTACGCCGTACAGCACGCCGAATTTCCCGGCGCTGATGACCTTGCCGCTGGTGTTTGAAGAGCATCGGTTGTTGGGGGGCTCGAAGGCCAAGGGTGCGCGGCTCAATTACCTGCGGGATTTGTGGGTGAGTGAGGTGCGGCGGTTACCCGGCATTGAAGTGCTGACGCCGGATGACCCACGGCTGTACTGCGCGATCACCTCGTTCAAGTTCACTGATCAGCCGGATCAGCAGGTGATGGCGGATCGGTTGCTCAAGGAACATGACCTGTTTACCACGACCCGCAGCGGGGCTTCGTTTGGCAGTTGTATCCGGGTGACGCCGGGGTTTTTGACGTCAGCGGCGGACATTCATGTGCTAATCAAAGCCATCACTGAACTGAGTGCTAACTAGACATTGTTAGAGCGTGTATATCCGTTGTTTGGGTGATGGCTTGTATGGGTTCCGCCCTTACGGCGGGTCACTTTTGAAAGGAGCCCAAAAGTAACCAAAAGGCTCTTGCCCCACCACTCGGCACCTCGCCTAGGCTCGGTGTGCCCTCACTCCGGCTTTGGAGCGTGGGCCGCCGTCATGGGCCATCCCTGGCCCAGGACGGCTAACCCGGCGTCCTGCCGGGTTACCCACGCTCCAAAGCCTGCGTTCGGCCAGCGTGGTTGACGGGGCGCCTAAGATCAAAATCACAAGCAGATCAAGAACACAGCGGCCTACAGGCCGGCTTGAGTGTTAAAAGCAACAGCAGAATCAAAGGCCGGCACGGTTCAAATGTAGGAGCTGGCTTGCCTGCGATGGCATCACCTCGGGGTGTCTGAGAAACCGAGTCGCCTGCATCGCCGGCAAGCCAGCTCCTACAGATCTTGATCTGGCTTTTAACACTCAGGTCGGCTTTCAGGCCGCCGTGCCCTTGATCTTGCTGTTGATCTTGATCTGACTGCCCCATTCAGCCCGAGGCCGAACGCAGGGATTGAGGAGCGGGTAAACCGGCAGGACGCCGGTTTAGCCGCGACGGGCCAGGGACGGGCCGTCGCGGCGGCCCGCGGAGCATTGCCGGAGTGAGGGCACACCGAGCCTAGGCGAGGTGCCGACAGGCGGGGCAGAGCGTTTTGGTTACTTTTGCGCTTTTCAAAAGTGACCCGCTGTAAGAGCGGAACCCTAGGTGGCCGTTACCTAAATAACGGATATGTACTCAGCCCCCCCAAAAACGCGTGCCCCCCTAAAAACCTGAACCCTTTCCAACAGGCAAAAAAAAGCGGCACACCGACCAAGTGCACCGCAAAAATGCCGTAGAACACAGCAACAACGATTCGCTAAATCCAATCAGTCCAGCAGAGCCAGCGCCTCGGCGGTGGTTTCCTGGATACGCGCCCAGTCGCCGTTCTTGACCCACTCCGGGTCCAGCATCCAGCTACCGCCCACGCACATCACATTCTTCAAGGCCATGTAGCTCTTGATGTTGGCCGGACCAACACCACCAGTCGGGCAGAATTTCACTTCGCCAAACGGCCCGCCCAAGGCTTTAATGGCCGCCACACCCCCACTGACCTCCGCCGGAAACAGCTTGAAGCGCCGATAACCCAGGCCATAACCCTCCATGATCCCGGACGCATTGCTGATACCAGGCAACAGCGGAATCGAGCTGTGTACCGACGCCTCCAGCAGATCACGGGTGATCCCAGGGGTGACAATAAATTGCGAACCAGCCACTTCGGCCGCTTCGAGCATCTGGCGATCCAGCACAGTACCAGCACCGGTACACAGCTCCGGACGCTGCTCACGCAACACCTGGATGGCCTTGAGGCCGAACTGCGAACGCAGCGTCACTTCCAGTGCGGTCAAACCACCGGCAGCCAAGGCATCAGCCAGGGGCAGAATGTCCTGTTCACGGGCAATGGTGATCACCGGCAGGATCCGCGCTTTTGCGCAGAGGCTGTCGATCAAGGCAACTTTGTCCGCCATGGAAACGGTAGGTTGAGGGCTGTTCATCGCGGCTGATCCTTGGCTCATGGGCACCAGTAAATCTCTAAAGTAGGTTGCAAAAACGCGCGTATCGGCATGGCAGCAACGTCGTCACTGGCCAGCGCGGCGCTCAAGGTGGTCAATTTCGAACTGCCGGAAATCGACAGTACGGTGTAGTGGGCGGTGGCCAACAACGCGCGACTCATGGTCAGGCGCTGGTGCGGCACGGTCGGCGCCAGCATCGGCCAGCAACGACGGCTGCCATCCGGCTTCAAGGCGTCAGCCAGGTTCGGGCTGTTGGGGAACAGCGACGCGGTGTGGCCGTCGTCGCCCATGCCCAATACCAGCACGTCAATCGCCGGCAACTCAGCCAGCAGGCGATCGGCCTGCTCGGCCGCCTGGTCAAGGGTGGCGGCAACGCTGTACAGGCTCAAAAACTTCGCCTTGGCCGCCGGGCCTTGCAGCAAATACTTTTTCAGCAGGCCGGCATTGCTGTCGGCATGTTCCACCGGCACCCAGCGCTCGTCGGCCAGGGTGATGGTCACCTTGGACCAGTCCAGGCCTTGCTGGGCA
This genomic window from Pseudomonas sp. Bout1 contains:
- a CDS encoding YihY/virulence factor BrkB family protein — protein: MIFPVLQGLPLHKVLVRTVKEFVDDEMPTYASALAYQMLFSLFPFLLFLIALIGFLHLPDFFTWLRMQSELVLPPQALEQVNPVIDQLQQSKGGLLSVGIVIALYTASAGVRLMMSAMNAAYDVVEGRPIWKRFPLSIFYTVGIAGMLLAAAALMVLGPQVMEWLAGQIGMQEFVVTLWTILRWPLIVILLMFSVALMYYVMPDVKQKFRFITPGSVLAVVVWIIASLGFGYYVKTFADYNAMYGSIGAIIVLLLYFYISAAVLLLGAEMNAVIEHMSAEGKDPGEKDFEEHDDKQHVSGLGRDHSLKPTTDEV
- a CDS encoding CsbD family protein, whose amino-acid sequence is MSSTSDKAKGLANEAVGNIKQGVGKATGNDKLRAEGVVQEKKGDVQKAVGDTKDAVKKATK
- the fadD1 gene encoding long-chain-fatty-acid--CoA ligase FadD1, which codes for MIEDFWKDKYPAGIASEINPDEYPNIQAVLKQSCQRFANKPAFSNLGKTLTYGELYELSGAFAAYLQQHTDLQPGDRIAVQLPNVLQYPVAVFGAIRAGLIVVNTNPLYTAREMEHQFNDSGAKALVCLANMAHLAEKVVPKTAVKHVIVTEVADLLPPLKRLLINSVIKYVKKMVPAYHLPKAIKFNHVLAKGHGQPVNEVSPASDEVAVLQYTGGTTGVAKGAMLTHRNLVANMLQCKALMGSNLNEGCEILITPLPLYHIYAFTFHCMAMMLIGNHNILISNPRDLSAMVKELSKWKFSGFVGLNTLFVALCNNEAFRKLDFSALKVTLSGGMALQLAAAERWKAVTGCSICEGYGMTETSPVATVNPIQHIQIGTIGIPVPSTLCKVITDDGVELALGEVGELCVKGPQVMKGYWQREDATAEILDSEGWLKTGDIAIIQPDGYMRIVDRKKDMILVSGFNVYPNELEDVLATLPGVLQCAAIGVPDEKSGEHIKIFIVVKPGATLTKDQVMEHMRANVTGYKVPKAVEFRDALPTTNVGKILRRELRDEELKKAGLKK
- the fadD2 gene encoding long-chain-fatty-acid--CoA ligase FadD2; translated protein: MQPDFWNDKRAAGVPNEIDLMAYKSVIEVFERSCKTFADRPAFSNMGITLTYAELDRRSAAFAGYLQWHTDLKPGDRIAVQMPNVLHYPIAVFGALRAGLIVVNTNPLYTPREMRHQFKDAGIRALVYLNLFGSRVEEVSKDTEIEYLIEAKMGDFMPAAKGWLINTVVDKVKKMVPAYHLPRAISFKRALRMGAGQALNRHPVSLDDIAVLQYTGGTTGLAKGAMLTHGNLVANMQQVRACMSQLGDDGHPLIKEGQEVMVAPLPLYHIYAFTANCMCMMVSGNHNVLITNPRDIGGFIKELKKWRFTGLLGLNTLFVALMDHPDFKSLDFSHLKLTNSGGTALVKATAERWQQLTGCAIGEGYGLTETSPVASTNPYGGKSKLGTVGIPVPGTAMKVVDDNGIELPLGERGELCIKGPQVMKGYWQQPVATAETLDAEGWLKTGDIAVIDPDGFVRIVDRKKDLIIVSGFNVYPNEIEDVVMAHPAVASCAVIGVPDERTGEAVKLFVVARAQGVSLEELKTYCKANFTGYKVPKHIVLRESLPMTPVGKILRRELRDIA
- a CDS encoding alpha/beta hydrolase, with product MNHTTFWLTANDRSRVYVNQWLPDGPPRALIMLAHGMAEHSGRYARLAQALCNAGYGLYAPDQRGHGRTADEGTLGLFAEKDGWNKVVGDLASLNQHIGQQAPGVPIILLGHSMGSYIAQAYLLHHSASLNGAILSGSNFQPVALYGAAKVIAHLERLRQGLRGRSALIDFLSFGSFNKAFKPNRTAFDWLSRDPAEVDKYVSDPLCGFRCTNQLWIDLLGGLQQISKASNLAQIDPGLPILIMGGECDPVSEGKRLKSLANALREAGCQNLELNIYPQARHELFNETNRDAVTADVLAWLAQAEVLRRPTRCE
- a CDS encoding MaoC family dehydratase, producing MTQVTNTPYEALEVGQTASFSKTVEERDIQLFAAMSGDHNPVHLDAEFAKATMFKERIAHGMFSGALISAAVACELPGPGTIYIGQQMTFQKPVKIGDTLTVRLEILEKLPKFRVRIATRVFNQRDELVVDGEAEILAPRKQQTVTLTELPAISIG
- a CDS encoding ferritin-like domain-containing protein, with the translated sequence MTDINKESISVLNDLIETSKDGQEGFKTCAEDIKHPELKALFAKRSVDCATAAAELQTAVKALGGDPEKSGSVAGALHRGWVDVKSMVTGKDEEAVLNEAERGEDHALKAYKEAIEKINKHNLLGIRDLVERQFHGAQRNHDQVKALRNQARAQS
- a CDS encoding DUF3820 family protein gives rise to the protein MNPEKLELLITREMPFGKYKGRIIADLPGPYLNWFAREGFPHGELGGLLALMQEIDHNGLSELLEPLRAKHGKPAPRH
- a CDS encoding aminotransferase class V-fold PLP-dependent enzyme, which produces MDSTRDEQHWHEIAQRYDLEPGPINLENGYFGRMSRAVLEQYQDNIAFINRSNSIYVRQRFEQGENLEIRNQLAQLLDADPEAVALTRCASDALQSLIRNYNRLQPGDQVLISDLEYDTVKGAMRWLAQNRGVEVIEIAHEHPASFDSLVQTYRDAFVRYPRLKLLALTYVTHRTGLVMPVEAIAGAAREHGIDVILDGAHALGQIDFNLAQMGIAFAGFNLHKWIGAPLTLGFIYIDPQRLADIDPDMGEFHYPVTDVRARTPYSTPNFPALMTLPLVFEEHRLLGGSKAKGARLNYLRDLWVSEVRRLPGIEVLTPDDPRLYCAITSFKFTDQPDQQVMADRLLKEHDLFTTTRSGASFGSCIRVTPGFLTSAADIHVLIKAITELSAN
- a CDS encoding bifunctional 4-hydroxy-2-oxoglutarate aldolase/2-dehydro-3-deoxy-phosphogluconate aldolase; the protein is MNSPQPTVSMADKVALIDSLCAKARILPVITIAREQDILPLADALAAGGLTALEVTLRSQFGLKAIQVLREQRPELCTGAGTVLDRQMLEAAEVAGSQFIVTPGITRDLLEASVHSSIPLLPGISNASGIMEGYGLGYRRFKLFPAEVSGGVAAIKALGGPFGEVKFCPTGGVGPANIKSYMALKNVMCVGGSWMLDPEWVKNGDWARIQETTAEALALLD
- the pgl gene encoding 6-phosphogluconolactonase; its protein translation is MAISDLKLPQGVTAHEYRNPVLLADGLANDVAEQLRTAISARGEATLVVSGGRSPVAFFQNLAQQGLDWSKVTITLADERWVPVEHADSNAGLLKKYLLQGPAAKAKFLSLYSVAATLDQAAEQADRLLAELPAIDVLVLGMGDDGHTASLFPNSPNLADALKPDGSRRCWPMLAPTVPHQRLTMSRALLATAHYTVLSISGSSKLTTLSAALASDDVAAMPIRAFLQPTLEIYWCP